From Paenibacillus sp. FSL H8-0537:
TGGGAATTGGGGTTCGAGCTATCGACGGTTTACTGACCGTTGGCAGAGGCCAGCGTGTAGGCATATTTGCCGGATCGGGTGTAGGGAAAAGTACGCTGCTTGGCATGATTGCCCGAAACACCTCTGCTGATGTCAATGTCATTGCGCTAATCGGCGAGCGTGGCCGTGAAGTGCTAGAGTTTATTGAGAAGGACTTGGGACCTGAAGGATTAGCCCGTTCGGTCGTCATTGTCGCTACCTCGGACCAGCCGGCGCTTATACGGATGAAGGGGGCACTGATTGCCACTTCTATTGCTGAATATTTTCGCGATCGTGGTCTAAACGTCATGCTTATGATGGACTCTGTCACACGTTACGCGATGGCTCTTCGTGAAGTAGGTCTTGCGATTGGCGAGCCGCCAGCCACGAGAGGGTATACGCCTTCGGTATTTGCGAATTTGCCTAAGTTGCTGGAACGAGCGGGGACAGGCCCGAAAGGATCTATCACCGCCTTCTACACTGTTTTAGTAGATGGGGATGATATGAACGAGCCGATCGCGGATGCGGTACGGGGGATTTTGGATGGTCATATCGTTCTGAGTCGTCATCTTGCGCATAAAGGACATTTTCCAGCCATTGATGTCCTGCAATCCGTAAGCCGGGTTATGAAAGAAATTATTACGGAGGAGCAGCAGGATGCGGCTAATCAGTTGAAGCGCCTGTTATCTATTTATAAGGATTCGGAAGACCTCATAAATATTGGGGCGTATCAACGCGGTTCTAATGAGGAAATTGATTTGGCGATGCAATTTATTGATTCGATTCATCAGTTCACGAGACAAAAAACAGATGAAAAAGTCACCTTGGAAGAAGCTCAGGAGCGGCTAATAATTGATTTTTACAGGAGATGAAGCGTTGAATGGGAGCTTTTCGTTATTCCTACCAGAAAATCGTTGATCTGAAGACAAGTGAAAAAACGCAGGCAGAATGGATCCTGTCCTCTTCAATTGGAGAGCTGCAGGCTGCCGAGCTAACCGTCGAGCAATTGCGTGAACGCCGTGAAGAATGGGAGCAGAAGCAGCATCAGTCTTCGCAATCCGGCGTTTCATTGGCTGAGCTTCAGACCATTCAACAATATGTGGATTATTTGGATTCATGTATTGAAGCTAAAATGCTTGAAGTGAAACGGGCGCAAACGGTCGTCGAGCAAAATCGGATCAAGCTTTCGGACAAAATGCAGGATGAGAAAGTATGGTTGAAGGCAAAGGATAACGAGAAGGAACGTTTCCGGTATGCGATGCAGCTTAAGGAGCAAAACGAGTTGGATGAAATGGCTACTGTCCGTTTCATGGTAAGCGTGCCGTAAACATCCGGCTGCAGCGCAAGGTTAGAGGGAGTGAAATCAGTGGCAGATACAGATGTGGAGAAACAAGGATATAGTGGATTTGAGCGGGCTATGTTTTTTATGACCCCGGTGTTGTTTACGATTGTTGTGCTCGGTATATTGCTGATACTTCTTAATAGCGATATGCGAAATCAGGCGCTAACGATCGGAAATTCGATTCCATTGCTCAAAGATGTGCTGCCAAACCCGCAGTCGGCTAGCGGTGAAAGCACAGATGAAACGCTCAAGGCAGAAAATATGACTCGTAAAATTGCCGAGCTGCAAGCTCAACTGACGGAGAAAGAGGGCCAATTGACGGAGACGTCCACTCTTAAAACGGATCAGGAAAAGGAAATTTCCAGCTTGAAGAGTCAAATTGAGCAGTTGAAACAGTCAAATGCAACACAGGCGCTTGAGGATGAGGCGTACACGGCCAAAATTAAAGAGCTCGCCAGCATGTACGCGCGAATTGCGCCGAATAAGGCGGCCCCTATTTTAGAAAGCATGACGCTTGATGAAATGGTACTCGTGCTCGATGCGATGGCTCCTAATGATCGTGTGAAAGTGTTGGAGAAAATGACGCCAAAAACAGCGGCTGATGCGACGCTGAAGCTGAAGGATGCCGTTTCGGCGAAAGATTTGCAAATTGCGGCGCTGCAATCGCAGCTTAAAAATGCCCAGTCGACGACAGCAACAACGACTACCACGTCTTCTACACTGGATTCGACGCAGCTAGGTGCAACGTTTGCAGCTATGGATGCGAAAAGCGCCGCCAAGCTGCTGATGACAATGTCGGATGTAAGTGCCAGCAAGGTGCTGCGGATTTTGAATGCGGTAGATGACACAACAAGATCCAATATTGTTGGCGAGATGTCGACGTTGAATGATAAAGTAACAGCTCAAATCGTTTCGAAGCTGATGGCGGGTAAATAGAGGGGAGGTGAAAATAAATGGATGTTTTATCATCACCAGCAGCTTCACAGGCGGCGGCTCCTTCCGCTGGTGGGAATGCCCAAGTGAAGGGTACAGGAGATGCGGCTTTTGCCCAAACGCTGAACGGCCAATTAAATAATGGCCAAGCAGGAGCGGGAACAGGTACAACAACTCCGGCAAACACTACAGATGCGGCAGCACTCGGAACGATTCGAATGACCACGCTAAATGTAGCCGGCTTGCTTGGAGAAACGAACAATCAGGATTTGCTTGCCGCTATTGATGGGCTGCTAGAGCAAATTGATGAGTTGGATACTGCTGATACGGATGAGGCTGCACAAGCCCAATTGGCAGATTTGCAAGCGATGCTGGAGCAGATGCAGGCATTGCTAGCGTTGTTAGGTTCTCCGCTTGTCACTTTGAAGCAGCCTGATGAGCAGCTTTCCTCAGAGGAGCTCGTTCAGGCAGCGGACGCAGGAACTGATCATGTTGCAGTAAAAGCACAAATTGCGCTTGTGAAGCATGATTTGGAAAATGCGTTGATTCAGCTGGCTAATGTGCTTGAGCAGGGTTCTGCGAAACGCGTTCAGCAGCAAGAGCCATCGCAGCTGATTGCACAGCAGCTGGAAGCTTTGCAGAAACTGCTGCAGAAGCAGAAGGAAGCAGGCACGGCCGATCGCAATAACAGCAATAACAGCAATGCTCAGGCCATATTTGAACCAGCCGCAGCGGATGAGACTGCTCCACAGCAAACAGCTGCTTGGCTTCAGCGCTTGAACCAGCAGTCACAGCATACTATCGCCTTGAAAAGCGCAGTAGCGGAAGCTTTATCAGCCGAAACTTTGGTTGAAGAAACGGCAGATACAGCCGATGATGAGTCCGTTCTGGCAGGCAATTTAAATGCAAACTTTGCTCATTCGCTTAAGCAGGCAACGACTAGCGTGGCAACGAGAGCAGTCGCTCAGCCTTTCGTACTAGCAGACCAATTTGCGGAATCCATGACGGGGCTTATCGTACAGAAGTTTGATATTTTTTCATTAAACGGGAAGCACGAAGCTAAAATCATGCTGTTCCCTGAACAGTTGGGCCAGGTCGATGTTCGAATCACGATGCAAAATGGTCAATTGACCGCGCTTTTCCATACGGATACGGTAATGGCCAAGGATATGCTGGACAACCAAATGTCGCAATTGAGACAGGCACTGCAATCCCAAGGCTTAACGATTGACAAGCTCGAAGTGACGCAGGGACAAGCTGCATCAGAGCTTTCTAACGGCGGGCAGGGACAAGGTTCCAATCAACAATTTACGAATCGGAACAACAATGGAAAAGGCGGAAGCAGATCGGATGAAGCTGCTTTTGAAGCAGATGTCATCGAGCAAATCGCCATTCAGGATATGGGCTACGGACGGGCGGTTAACGCTACAGTCTAAAAGAGATGTTAGGATCATGAGCAACCATTTGCGGGATGGAGGTGATGGAATTGGCAGTCGTTACGAATAAAGTGATCTGGCCGAATTATGATCAGACCAACGTTAAAATAGCAGGAAAGACCGAGGATGATAAAACATCGCTTAGTAAGGACGCATTTCTCGAATTGCTCGTCACACAGCTTAAAAATCAGGATCCCTTAAGCCCACAGAGCAACACAGAGTTTATTGCCCAAATGGCGCAGTTCACCTCAGTCGAACAGCTGATGAATATGAATAAGCAGCTTACACAGCTGAACTCGGACATTGGCAGTGCATCTACAATGATTGGCAAGAGCGTAACATGGCAGGAGCTTGATGATAAAGGAAGCACCGTCATGTATACGGATGTTGTGAAGTCGATTGTAGCAACAGACGGGGTATTATATGCCAAGTTTGAAGATAACACGATGATTAAAGTAAGTGACATCGTTACCATTTCTGATCAGACTCCAGCAGAGACGAAGGAGCCTGAAACGGATGCTCCAGCTGAAAGTGCTGAAGATGCTGAAACGCCTGATAGCGAAGCCGCTGCTGACAGCGGGGAGGAACAAACCTCATGAGCGACAGCGTAAAGATTGGGCATTATTTCCCGCTCAAATCCTCGCCATTAAACAATGCGAAGACGGCGGGGCTAAAATCTCAGCAGCCAAGCGATTTTCAGGATTTGCTGGATTCGAAAGTATTGAAATTCAGCCATCATGCTGAAGTTAGGATGAAGCAGCGTGGCATTCAGCTTCAAGCTGATTCATTAACGAAAATTGAAAATGCTGTTGACGAAGCAGCATCTAAAGGCGCGATTGATTCTTTAATCGTTTTTAAGGATATCGCGATGATCGTGAATGTGCCTAGTCGTACAGTGGTTACTGCAATGGACGGCAAGCAAATGCAAAGCAATGTGTTCACGCAAATAGACAGCGCCGTTATTTTAAGCTAGAGCCGGACCAATACGGAGGCTCTTCAGGCTGCTGACCGACAGAGGCAGCCAACTAATCAAAAGGATAAACCCAAATTTAGGAGGGCTTAAATACTATGCTAAGATCAATGTACTCTGGTGTGTCAGGTATGCGCGGCTTCCAAACGAAGCTGGATGTCATCGGCAACAATATTGCGAACGTTAATACGGTGGGCTTTAAAGGCGGCCGCGTCATGTTTAGCGATATTTTGAGCCAAACAACAGCGGGTGTTACTGCTTCGGCAGAAGGCGAGCAGGGTGGTGTGAATGCGAAGCAAATCGGACTTGGTGTCAGCATTGCTTCTATTGATACCATTCATACGCCAGGCAGCGCGATGACAACAAACCAACCGACAGATCTTCGCATTGACGGCGATGGATTTTTTCAAGTGAGCCCAACTGTTGATGGTGGGATTTCGTTTTTAACAAGAGCTGGAAACTTTACACTTGATGCAAACAGGCAGCTTGTAAATGCAAATGGGTTGTTTGTATTAGATAATGCTGGTGGTGCTATTACTTTGCCAGCAGAGGTCACTTCTTTCACAATAGGGCAAGATGGGATGATCACCGGTGTTACCGCGGATGGAACACAAGAAGTTGCTCAGATTGGAGTAGTCAAAGTAATTAATCCAAGCGGACTTGAAAAAATGGGTGGTAATCTTTATCGTATGACGAACAATGCCAATCCAGAGGGAGACATTGAAGCCTTCAGAACCGTTGCTGGTGACGCTGATCTTGGAACAGGCGCAATCGTAGCTGGACAGCTTGAGATGTCAAACGTTGACCTGACAGGCGAGTTCACAGAAATGATCGTGGCTCAGCGCGGTTTCCAAGCGAATTCGCGTATCATCACGACTTCTGATGAAATTTTGCAAGAAGTTGTCAATCTGAAACGATAATCGCTAGGCATAACGCAGGTGGGGGGCCATAGCGCCTCCCCCGCGATGTGAGGGGGCAGTTTATGATTACAGTGACTCGTATTAATGGTACTAAGCTCATGATCAATGCTCTGTTGATTGAAGTGGTGGAGGAAGTGCCCGATACCATTATTACCTTGACCACTGGAAAGAAATTTATAGTGGTGGAACGCTCGGACGAGCTTTTGCTGCTGATACAGAATTATCTTCGTACGATCGGCGTATATGCGGCGGCCCAGAAGAGTGAACAGACGGAGGGTCCTTAAAGATGAAAAAGATGTTGCCATGGTTAGTAACTATACTGCTATCGATTGTATTAATTGCTGTTGTGGCCTGGTTTATGTGGCCCACAATAATGGGAAGTACAAAAGAAGGCTCGGCTAACAAAGAGGTTGAAGTCAAGCATCTTAGCGCCGATGAACGCGTTGAGGTGACGTCTGAGCTTAAAGAATTCAAGCGCAACTTGAAAGATTCGAACAAAGTCGTTGTCGTTAGCTTTGCTTTCCAACTGGACAGCAAGAAGACGAAGGAAGATTTTGATAAAATCATTGAAATCGAAGTTAAGCCGATTATTAACCGGGCACTTGCAGATATGACGGCTGAAGAGCTGAATGGCTCAAAAGGCGAGGATTTGCTGGAATCGAAGCTGCTCAATGAAATTAATCCGATTTTGGATAAAGAGCAGAAGCTGGTCAAGGTAGAAATAACAGCGTTTATCATGACCAACATTTAATGCTGGTTGGCGACATTCCTTGAAGGGGGTGAGAAAATTTGGTTGATGTTTTATCGCAAAATGAGATAGATGCGCTGCTGGCGGCCCTTAATTCTGGCGAGATGGATGCCGAGGATTTGAAAAAGGAAGAAGTAACGAAAAAAGTCAGAGTTTATGATTTCAAACGCGCTGTTCGATTTTCGAAGGATCATATTCGCAGCTTGACTCGCATACACGAGAACTTCGCGCGATATTTGACAACCTATTTCTCAGCGCAGCTTCGTACTTTCGTTCAAATCAGTGTAGTTCAGGTAGAGCAGCTTCCTTATGATGAGTTTATTCGTTCGATTCCGAAGATGACGATATTGAATATTTTTGAGGCGGAGCCGCTTGAAGGACGCATGGTGATGGAGGTGCATCCAAATATCGCTTACGCGATGCTGGATCGTATGCTTGGCGGGCAAGGCGTTGCGCCTTCCAAAATCAATAACTTGACTGAAATCGAAACGATTATTATGGAAAAGATTTTTAGCCGGACGTTTGAGAGTTTGCAAGAGGCGTGGAAAACAATCATTGATATATCACCACGGCTGGAAGCACTTGAGACGAATCCTCAATTTATGCAAATCGTATCACCGAATGAAACAATCGCGCTTATATCCTTAAGTACGAAAATCGGTGAAACGACGGGGATGATCAATCTTTGTATTCCCCACGTTGTCATTGAGCCCGTTATGCCTCGTTTGTCGGCGCATCATTGGTTCGTTTCGCAGAAAAAGGAGCGTATTCCAGAGGAAGTTGAAATGCTGGAGCAGCGTGTAAGCAAAGCGAAGCTGCCGATTGTTGCCGAGCTTGGTGAATCTACCATTACGATTCAAGAGTTTCTGGGTCTTAATGTAGGAGATGTCATTTCGCTCAGCAAGCCGGTAGGGGAAGGCCTGCATATTAAGGTAGGCGATAAATTGAAGTTCATCGGCAGTCCAGGCTCCGTGAAAGATCGGTTGGCTATTCAGCTTGATGAAGTTGTGAACGAAGGAGCGGGAGAAGATTATGACGAGTAAAGATTATTTGTCGCAGGAGGAAATTGATGCGTTACTAAATCAATCTTCTGGCAGTACGGATGCTGAACAGCCATCTGCCGATGATGTTCAGTTATCAGATTTCCTCTCAGCTATGGAACAGGATGCGCTTGGTGAAATTGGGAACATTACGTTCGGAAGCGCAGCAACTGCTTTGTCCACATTGCTAGGCGTGAAGGTGGATATTACGACGCCGGAAGTTACCTTTATTCGCAGAGATCAGCTGTCAGATGAATTTCCAAAGCCTCATGTTGCTGTAAGTGTTCAATATGTAGACGGCTTCCAAGGAATAAATTCACTTGTCATAAAGACGAGAGACGCGCAAATTATTGCCGATTTGATGCTCGGCGGAGCAGGTAATCCTACAGACGAAGAGCTCAATGAGATTCATATCAGTGCCGTTCAGGAAGCGATGAATCAAATGATGGGGTCATCTGCAACGTCGATGTCTACCATTTTCAATCGTTTCGTTAATATTTCGCCGCCAGGCATCGATATTCTCGATGTAGACAACGGTGGGGGAATGGGTCATCTGCCTCCGGTAGATATATTCATCAAAATTTCATTCCGGCTTAAAATTGGAGATTTGATAGATTCGACAATTATGCAGCTACTGCCTGTTTCTTTTGCAAAGCAAATGGTTGCTATTCTTATGGGTGAAGAGACGGGCGAAGAGACTGCTGTAGCAGTCGAGGCGCCGCCAGTAGTAGCAGCGCCGCCGGTTGCTCCAGGGCCGCCACAAAGTGCTCCTGAGCAGCCTACGGCTCCATCGTTGCAGAAGCAAGAACAACAACCGCCAGCGGGATATTATGAAGCGCCGATGATGCAGCCGCCTGGCCCGAATACATATGGCCATGCAGCCAATCGCAATGTAAATGTTCAGCCTGTGCAGTTTGCTAATTTCAATAATGTGCCATATATTCAAGGTGAAGAGACGAACCTCAATTTACTGCTCGACATACCACTGAAGGTTACCGTAGAATTAGGAAGGACCCAGAAGCAAATAAAAGATATTTTGGAATTGTCTCAAGGGTCTGTTATCGAGCTGGACAAGCTTGCTGGTGAGCCTGTAGACATTCTGGTTAACAATAAGCTGATCGCAAAAGGCGAGGTTGTCGTTATCGATGAGAACTTCGGCGTACGTGTAACCGATATCGTAAGCCAATGGGACCGAATTCAAAAATTACAATAGCATCCTAGGAGGAAGAAAAAGATGGCAAACCGTATTCTAATCGTAGATGACGCAGCATTTATGCGCATGATGATCCGCGATATTTTATCAAAAAATGGTTACGAAGTAGTTGGTGAAGCACCAGATGGCGCACAAGCAGTGGAGAGATTCAAGGAACTAAAGCCGGACTTGATTACAATGGATATCACGATGCCTGAGATGGACGGCATTGCAGCACTTAAAGAAGTTAAAAAAATCGACCCGAATGCAAAAGTCATTATGTGCTCTGCAATGGGACAGCAAGCAATGGTTATTGATGCCATTCAAGCTGGAGCAAAAGATTTCATCGTTAAGCCTTTCCAAGCGGACCGTGTTATTGAAGCAATCAAGAAAACGCTGGGCTAACGGTTGTATGCGATGGTCAAACTTAAAGCTCGTGTAACGCTTATATTGTTTTCAGGAATGGCCGTTCTGCCTGCCGCCGCTTTAGCGGGAGCAGCTCAGACGAGCCAGCCTGAATCGCCATATACTAGCCCGTCCAACATGGCAGGTAGTGTGGTATGGGTTATATTTTCTTTATTGCTAATTATTGGGTTGATCATTGTTGTTATTAAATGGCTCTCTCGGCGCAACCGGGCGTTCGGAGGAACAAATCGTTCGCTTCGTTCGCTCGGGGGCATTTCCTTAGGTCAAAATCATTCGCTTCAAGTTGTTGAGCTTGCAGGCCGTCTATATATTGTAGGGGTTGGTGAGAACATCACCTTACTGGACAAGATTGATGATGAAACACAGGCTGAGGCAATTATTGAGGCAATGGAGAGGCAAGTGCAAGGTGGCTGGTCGCCTAGTGCTTTGACGGGCTTAATCTCACGTTTTCGTCAAGGCTCTGGCGAGCAGGAACCACGGGATGAGCAGTGGAACGACGCTTCTTCGTTTCAGAATGTGCTCAAGGACAAGATGAATCGTCAGGCGGATCGCAAGCAGCAGCTCGAAGCACTCCTCAAAGACCCTAACCCTAATGAACGGTTGAATGATGATCATGAAAAATAAATGGTGGATAGCTCTTGTAGCGGTACAGTTAGCCGGACTCATATTTCAATCGCATGCTTTTGCTGAACCGCTGCCGAACGTAGAAATTAACTTTGGCAACACGAGTAGCGATCAGCCGAACCCTAGCGCTTTATCGATTTTGTTGCTTATTACTGTACTAAGCATAGCACCTGCTATTCTAGTATTAATGACCAGCTTTACACGCATTATTATCGTGCTTAGCTTTGTTCGGACATCCCTCGGTACGCAGATGATGCCGCCGAACCAGGTACTAATCGGACTAGCGATGTTTTTAACCTTTTTTATTATGGCCCCTACCTTTGGTCAAGTAAACGAGGTAGCCTTGCAGCCATATTTGAAGGGGGAAATTTCCCAAACGGCAGCTTTCGAGAAGGCGTCTGTGCCGATGAAGTCGTTTATGTTCAAGCAGACGAGGGAGAAGGACTTAAAGCTGTTTATGGACTACACGAAGACGGAAAAGCCGGCAACATTCGAGGATATTCCACTGACGGTTCTCATTCCGGCATATGCGATTAGCGAAATTAAGACAGCCTTTCAAATGGGCTTTCTAATATTCATACCATTTCTCGTCATTGATATGATTGTAGCGAGTACATTGATGGCGATGGGGATGATGATGCTGCCGCCTGTAATGATTTCATTGCCGTTCAAGCTTTTGCTGTTCGTCATGGTAGATGGCTGGTATTTGATAGTCAAATCCTTGTTATTAAGCTTCAATACCTGACGACTGTATAAGGGGGATGTTCAATGAGTGCCGATTTTATTATCGGTCTGGCCAGCGAGGCTGTATTTGTAGTCTTAAAAAGCAGCGCACCAATGCTCGCAATCGCTCTTGTTGTCGGACTATTGGTCAGTATTTTTCAAGCGACTACCCAGATTCAAGAGCAAACCTTAGCATTTGTTCCGAAAATCGTAGCGGTTTTTGCATCCGTTGTTTTGTTTGGGCCGTGGATTTTAAATACGATCGTCGATTTCACTTATAATCTGCTGGACAACCTGTATAAATATATCGGATAGGCGTGAATCGCAGCGATGGAGCTTATCGAAAAAAGTTTTCCTATTTTTTTGCTTATTTTTTGTCGAATTACATCATTTTTCGTCGTAGCTCCGATGTTTTCAGGTAAAATGGTGCCGAATATTGCGAAACTTGGTTTAGGTTTTTTTATATCCTTTATTGTGTTTCTCACTTATGGCGTGAACCAGACGGTGGCTACGGATGCAAGCTATGTGCTTTACATTGTACAGGAAATATTGATTGGCCTGCTGTTCGGATTTGTTGTTTATTTATTTTTCGTGGTGGTACAGACAGCAGGGGCATTAATGGATTTGCAGATTGGTTTTGCAATGGCGAACGTCGTCAATCCTTTGACAGGCACTTCAGCACCATTGCTGGGCAATTTTAAATACCTGATGCTCATTGTCATTTTCTTCTCCTTGAACGGTCATCATTATTTGCTTAGAGGGTTAATGGACAGTTACAAATGGATGCCGCTTGCTGGAGACTTTTTTGCGAGAATCAGCAGTGGCAGCATTAGCGAGTTTTTAACAAAGGCAGTTGGAAACACATTCCTTCTAGCTTTGCAAGTTGCAGCTCCGCTGGTTATTGCTATGTTTCTAACCGATGTTGGGCTGGGGTTTCTAGCCAAAACAGCGCCCCAATACAATGTGTTTGTTATCGGAATACCGCTCAAGCTCATTATCGGAATGATTTTGCTCGTGCTTTTAATGCCGGGACTTGCCGGATTATATGAACGGCTCTTTTCTATTATGTTCGATAATCTGGAGCAGCTATTCGTTATTTTCAAAGGGCCGGACGGGTAAAGGGGGCTGTAATGCAATTGTATCGTTTAAAGCTCGACCTGCAGCTGTTCAGCCAAGAAAAAACGGAAAAAGCAACCCCGAAAAAACGCTCTGAATCACGTCAAAAAGGACAGGTTTCCAAATCGGCGGATTTTCCCAGTTCCTTTATTTTACTGTTTACGTTTGCTGGGTTTGCTATGTTTGGCGGCTTTTACAAAAAGCGTATTATGACGATGTTCGATGATATATTCGAAAATTGGCTGCTGATGGAGCTGACCTCAGAAAATGTTTTCAACTTATTTTATACGCTAATCACCCAAATGTTGATTTTCTTGTTGCCGATATTTACGATAGCCATTTTGGTTGGCATTATTGGTAACGTTGCTCAATTTGGATTCCTGCTTACAGGAGAACCGCTCAAGATGAAGATCAGCAAGCTTAATCCGCTCCAAGGATTAAAGCAGATATTCTCGATGCGCTCGATTGTAGAAATGCTTAAAAGCATGCTCAAGCTTCTAATCATTGGATTGCTGGTCTATCAGACGATTGCCAGTGATTGGAGCCGGTTGCTTTCGCTCTCAGATCTATCCGTTGAACAAATTTTCACCTTTGCAGCTGGTCTGACAGTTAATATGGGGATTAAAATCGGTGCTGCACTTGTCATACTTGCCTTTGCCGATTTTTTGTATCAGAAGTATGAAAATGAGAAAAGCATGAAAATGTCCAAGCAGGACATTAAGGATGAGCATAAGAAATCAGAGGGTGATCCGCTTATCAAAGGCCGCATCCGTGAAAAGCAGCGTCGAATGGCCATCCAGCGGATGATGCAGCAAATTCCGAATGCAGATGTCGTTATTACGAACCCGACGCATTTTGCAATCGCCTTGAAATATGATTCCTCTAATATGGAGGCGCCCGTTATTATTGCCAAAGGCATGGATCATGTGGCGCTGCGCATTAGGGAAATCGCTAAAGAGCACGGCGTTATTACGATGGAAAATAAGCCGCTTGCCAGAGCATTATACGAACGCGCCGAAATCGGAGATGCCATACCGGCAGATTTGTTCCAAGCTGTGGCGGAGGTGCTCGCATACGTTTACAAGTTGAAAGGCCGTGTCAAATCATCGTAATTTAAGGGAGGAGGAAGCGTCATGAAACCAAAAGATCTTATTGTGTTAATCGGGATCATAGGCATCGTGCT
This genomic window contains:
- the fliY gene encoding flagellar motor switch phosphatase FliY — protein: MTSKDYLSQEEIDALLNQSSGSTDAEQPSADDVQLSDFLSAMEQDALGEIGNITFGSAATALSTLLGVKVDITTPEVTFIRRDQLSDEFPKPHVAVSVQYVDGFQGINSLVIKTRDAQIIADLMLGGAGNPTDEELNEIHISAVQEAMNQMMGSSATSMSTIFNRFVNISPPGIDILDVDNGGGMGHLPPVDIFIKISFRLKIGDLIDSTIMQLLPVSFAKQMVAILMGEETGEETAVAVEAPPVVAAPPVAPGPPQSAPEQPTAPSLQKQEQQPPAGYYEAPMMQPPGPNTYGHAANRNVNVQPVQFANFNNVPYIQGEETNLNLLLDIPLKVTVELGRTQKQIKDILELSQGSVIELDKLAGEPVDILVNNKLIAKGEVVVIDENFGVRVTDIVSQWDRIQKLQ
- a CDS encoding response regulator, with product MANRILIVDDAAFMRMMIRDILSKNGYEVVGEAPDGAQAVERFKELKPDLITMDITMPEMDGIAALKEVKKIDPNAKVIMCSAMGQQAMVIDAIQAGAKDFIVKPFQADRVIEAIKKTLG
- a CDS encoding flagellar biosynthetic protein FliO, yielding MVKLKARVTLILFSGMAVLPAAALAGAAQTSQPESPYTSPSNMAGSVVWVIFSLLLIIGLIIVVIKWLSRRNRAFGGTNRSLRSLGGISLGQNHSLQVVELAGRLYIVGVGENITLLDKIDDETQAEAIIEAMERQVQGGWSPSALTGLISRFRQGSGEQEPRDEQWNDASSFQNVLKDKMNRQADRKQQLEALLKDPNPNERLNDDHEK
- the fliP gene encoding flagellar type III secretion system pore protein FliP (The bacterial flagellar biogenesis protein FliP forms a type III secretion system (T3SS)-type pore required for flagellar assembly.), with translation MKNKWWIALVAVQLAGLIFQSHAFAEPLPNVEINFGNTSSDQPNPSALSILLLITVLSIAPAILVLMTSFTRIIIVLSFVRTSLGTQMMPPNQVLIGLAMFLTFFIMAPTFGQVNEVALQPYLKGEISQTAAFEKASVPMKSFMFKQTREKDLKLFMDYTKTEKPATFEDIPLTVLIPAYAISEIKTAFQMGFLIFIPFLVIDMIVASTLMAMGMMMLPPVMISLPFKLLLFVMVDGWYLIVKSLLLSFNT
- the fliQ gene encoding flagellar biosynthesis protein FliQ, which translates into the protein MSADFIIGLASEAVFVVLKSSAPMLAIALVVGLLVSIFQATTQIQEQTLAFVPKIVAVFASVVLFGPWILNTIVDFTYNLLDNLYKYIG
- the fliR gene encoding flagellar biosynthetic protein FliR, with the translated sequence MELIEKSFPIFLLIFCRITSFFVVAPMFSGKMVPNIAKLGLGFFISFIVFLTYGVNQTVATDASYVLYIVQEILIGLLFGFVVYLFFVVVQTAGALMDLQIGFAMANVVNPLTGTSAPLLGNFKYLMLIVIFFSLNGHHYLLRGLMDSYKWMPLAGDFFARISSGSISEFLTKAVGNTFLLALQVAAPLVIAMFLTDVGLGFLAKTAPQYNVFVIGIPLKLIIGMILLVLLMPGLAGLYERLFSIMFDNLEQLFVIFKGPDG
- the flhB gene encoding flagellar biosynthesis protein FlhB encodes the protein MQLYRLKLDLQLFSQEKTEKATPKKRSESRQKGQVSKSADFPSSFILLFTFAGFAMFGGFYKKRIMTMFDDIFENWLLMELTSENVFNLFYTLITQMLIFLLPIFTIAILVGIIGNVAQFGFLLTGEPLKMKISKLNPLQGLKQIFSMRSIVEMLKSMLKLLIIGLLVYQTIASDWSRLLSLSDLSVEQIFTFAAGLTVNMGIKIGAALVILAFADFLYQKYENEKSMKMSKQDIKDEHKKSEGDPLIKGRIREKQRRMAIQRMMQQIPNADVVITNPTHFAIALKYDSSNMEAPVIIAKGMDHVALRIREIAKEHGVITMENKPLARALYERAEIGDAIPADLFQAVAEVLAYVYKLKGRVKSS